CGTGCATCTTAGGAGTAACAAATTATTCTGAAACGATATTTGCTGTTTTAAAGGTCCATTTCAGTGTACAATTTATATATTCCAATCATGTACGAGGATCTATCTATCTAAAGAAAAAGACTTGAAGCATTAAATTCAACGAAACTAATATTTACGACAAACTccatgccaatttttttttatcatatgtaATGTCCCAAGATCACGTCCCTACTCCCAACCAACCACAACTGTCATTTCCTACAATGAGAAGATTCCTAATAAGAGCGACCCCGCAACAGCCGTTAATATCATCGATTGCTCAAGCAAAAGTTGCAAAGAAATTGCACCGCATGTACCTGTGTCGTAGCCAAAGAGGAATCCGCCGATGCCGGCGGCGCCCGTGAGCGTAAGCACGTAGTGGTTGCTGAAGAACTTCATATCCCTCTTCCCCACGGCGGTCAGGAGCCCGGAGCTCCCAGGCATGGACATGTCAATCGTCATCTTCGCTCCCACAGAATCTCAATGAACCATCAAAACTCTCCCCAAAATCCAACCCCGGCCCTTACCTCCCAGAGGTCCCGAATCAAGGAAGCACCCCCAAGAAAACGTCCCCCAAATCGCTCAAAATCCAATCTTTATCCACCAAGATGCAAGCTCCGGCTCCAAAATCAAACCTCGGGGTTTTGGAACGGTGGAGCCACCGGACCGAAAGAAAAACACGACAGAAATTTCTGGAACCGGAGAGGGGATTCATGCAATGGACCTAGGGAGGAGACCAATATTTGAAGCCAACGACGCCGGTCTTAAATAGGGATGATTTTGCTCATACGGCTGGGCCGGGTTGGTGGATGGATATCATCGGAGGAGAGGGAAGCTTGTAAGTTTGGAATAAATTGTTTCTTTGACGGTGGTTTCCATGGAAACCGGAAGCGGAGAGCTTTCTCGGTCGTTGTCGAGCTTTTTCACTTCGCGTGTTTCGCTCGTGCGTAGTAAAAATAGCACATGAGCCTGCTAAATCGACTCCCTTTCCTCTTCTTTCGCGGGTGGTAAAGAGGGTGaaactacaaaaaaaaaagttgagttGTAATGGAGATGATCGGCTCTTCTTTCATGCAGTCATGCACAAATATTGCCATATGGCTAAGAAATCACACGCGAAAAAGAATACAAAATGAATGGATGATGTACCAGTCGTCCTGGTCGATGCGATGAAAACTGATGCGGTCGCACATTTGAAGAGCACTAGTGATTTGCGCGCGCCCTCGCGCGCGAGCAGTAGCAGTGCTGGGAAGTGTGAacctttatattttttttatatgctgTTTTTTTGACAATAGCGCATAAGTATTTTCTGACAGTAATTGTGTAGAGTTACAAGAGCAGCATTGGTGTTCAGATGTTGGTGCAAGCCGATTATACATTATGTAGCTGTACATGATTATGGCTGGAAGAAGCCGGTGGGATCCTGATGTGAGTATTTTGTTATAGGTGTACATGGATTTCTTAGTACCATCTACATGAGTATATTACATGAAAGGTAATTGCAGCATTGTTTCAGTGTTTGACAGATCAACAGGCTGGTTAACACAGTTTCAAAAGCTTGAGCAAAAAGGGAGAAGATGGTGCTTCATTGTGTGGCAAAAGACCAGCAGTGCTTCAAAAGCCAAAAGGTGCTCGTTGTGCCTGGAATTGGAAGTGGAAGAATCAGCAGCTTTTTATTTGTGCCAGTTGTAAGACAGTGGATGTTAAAAAATGGCATGTAGCTGGAATTTACCTTCAAGTATTGTTTTTCTGCGTGTGTGAAGCAAATGGATCGGCTGTTGGTTTTGGAGTGTCATTCTTGGTTTTTTTGTGGGTGTGGCTGTCCTCCTAGGCAAGGAAACAGGAAgttaaaaaaacagagagatgTAGGTGTGAAAAAGTATGGGAATAGAATTGAATGTAACATAAATTCATAGAGAGTAATTGGTTGTTGCAGTGataaagaaaggaaaaatgtaAGGCAGTGAAAGTTTtaggtttttattttattttttgttttgtttgtgtgtaAGTGTATGAAGtgaaagctttttttttttaattatttctaGAGGGATGAGGCACCTAATAGGAGTATAAAGTTTGTTGTAGTCTGGTGTAAGAGTAATTTTTAAGTATGGTTGAAAGCTAATGGATTTGGAGGCTCTAATAATTGTTTAGGAGGGCTGTCTGTAGGAGAAGCAAAAAATGAGGTAATTTCTGTAGAATTGACAGCTTATTAGcctattttatcttttttcccTTTGTTGATGATGTTTATTATATGCAGCGGAATAGTTTAGCACTTTTATATGGGAAGCTGTCTAGTATGGGGGAAAAACATTAGACAGTAGCTGGTTTGTGTGTGTGATGCAACAAACATAACAAGCATGATTCCATAATATAGCTGTTAGAAGTATTATGTTAATTGGTAAAGTATGAATAGTAGTTTGCAGTAACAGCAACAAAGGGCAAAAAATTGGTTAGTAATATCATGCATAAGATTGATGATAAGGTCTCTATGTTATTTTGCTATGTGTGAGAAGCATTTGTTTATCTTTATTGTGCAGTTGTTAGCGTTTATATTGTTTTGAAACCGCGGTTTTATTCTGTAGCTAAGATAGATAAACTATTATGAGTCTGTAGATAATAATAGATGCTGTTTTGGTATTTAAATGATGTCACATGGTTAACTATTTTACCATTGAAATATAGTAAAAGAAAAACTTGTGGTTGGATTGGCAAAGCTAGTATGTTTTAACGGCTTTCATCGAATTATGGAAGAATATAGAAGTTGATAGTAACAGTGTGTTCCACCGTTGGTTAATTTAGAATCAGGAAAATTTAGCAGTGAACTAATCTTGTGGCAAGGTTTGTAGTGTATTTTTTGCTTGAAGTTGTATTTCAGTGATCAGCAGCTATGCCATTGTAGTTCTAATATTGTATCTCTTGCTATTTAATATTCTGAAAATTCTTTCATGGAAATAACTCAACTATGCATTAAGGATAAGTTGTATGAAGGTTTTAAGGATTTGAGATGGTCTGTGCCTGTATAGGCAttgatttttggttttttgtgtTGATGACGATGCTAGATACATGTATGGTGATTTGACACCAGGATAAGTGGTATCAGGTATGGTTTTAGCAAAGATTGTTGTTGATGTTCATATTGTTCgtttgtaatttttctttgAACTTATATTTGAGTGATTACCAGTTATGGTATTGTAGTTCTAGTATTGTATGTTTTGCTattcaatattttgaaaattcttTCATACAAATAAGTCAACTATGCATTAAGGACAAACCTTATGAAGATTTTAAGGATTTCAGATGGTCTCTGCCTATATGCacattgatttattttttttttgttaatcaAGATGCTAGATACAGGATGCGGTGATCTGGCACCAGGATAGGTGGTATCAACTGTGATTTTAGCAAAGGTTGTTGTTGATGTTCATATGGTTTGTTTGTAAATAATGTTCTAAGCTATGTGGCAATTTTCTAACATGtgaaagagaacaaaagggTTATGATATATAGAGTATGAAGAAACATCCAAGAATATAAGATGACATATGTGGCACAACagtgaggttttttttttaaaaaaaaaaacttttttgtAATACAGCATCAGGTGTAGTTTAGGGTATCATTAGTTATTTGGTAGTGTTATAATCATGAGCAAGAAGCAGTTTACATAGCATATGAAATAAATTAATTGAATGTTGAAAATTATAAGCAAAGACTACTAATTGTGAATGTTCTGAAAATAATAAATAGCTTTGAAGGTAGTTTGTTTATTAGCAATTAGAATGTTAGAATGAAAAGAATGCAATGTGTTAGTTTTGGGAGTTTGAAGTGTACCATTTTTGAAGTATCTGTGCTGTCTTGGAATAGTCTCTTGCGGGTAGCAGAGTGTTTAGCCGCAGTGGTAGTGTCTCTGCATGTTGAATAGATAAGTAATTAGGATATCATATAATAGGTTTATAAATATTTTCACTTTGTACGTATTGGCAGTCAGTAGATACAGGAATTCAGTTTTTTTGAGTGGGGATTCATCTTGTGATAGTGAAGGTGGAGGCGTCTGCAATATCAATTCAATATATAGTATGATTAGATGATAATAAGATAATATTGTATGTGTTTGTATGTATGCTTAGTAGACTTTGGTAAGAAATGTATACTTACAGTGTTTCCTGGTGTGGCTTTGGCACTTGTTTTTTCAATTGGTTCTTGTGATGGAGACGCAGTATCTCTCGATCCAGATTGTGTGGTTGGAACAGGATTAATGGCATAAGGATCGATTGGATGACTGTGTGTTTGAGATGTTGCCTGGGTTGTTGATGATGTTGGATGAGCTAACAGATGCAGTGGTTGTTGGGAAGATGATGAGCATCTATGCTCGTGGCTTTTTGTGTATTGAAGTGTGTGCTGTTTTCCATAGGCGGTAATGACAGAATTAATTTGGTATGATTTGTGGGGGTTGTAATAACTTTGTTCTGTTAAGGTAATTCCAAAAGTAAATTTCAAGGATACTATGCCTGCAATGTCTGGTGGGGTGTCACTTGCAAATCTCGCTGTTCGCAGCAGTTGTTGGACTGGTTTGCCTACAATGCGGCGCCCAACCTCTCCAAAAGCTATCATTTCAGCCTCAGCTGTGCCATCATTTGCAATGAAGCACAGCCTGTACCTGTGCAAAATCGATTGGCATAGTGTATTAATAATTGACCTTTTATTTGTAtgcaaagaaaagggaaaagctGCTTACTTGAATCGGTATCCTGTGCAAGAGCATGTATTGCATTTGTAACCGTCGCCATCTGGCATGCAAGCTCTACTGCATCTATTACATGATGGAAACCACCAGGGACTCGTTAGGACCAAGCGACTGATAGTCACAGTACAACGGCATCCACCTTCCTGTTGTTGTAATTAGTTAGTGATTGTTAAAAGACAGATGTAATAGTAGAAGCAAAATTAGTTGCGTTGTGTTGTTGAGAGATAGGTGTTAGTATTATGGTAGGGAGAATGACTGCGAATAGGTAGGGAGAATTATAAAATCCATGTTGTGTACCGGGAAGTCGTATGGATCGATTGCTTCTAAATCACtgagatatttatcttctagcTGAAGTGGTGCTCGCAGTGATGTTTTTTCTTGCGGAGGAGCAGCGATACGATTGATTGGCAATCGGTGATTTGCAATACTGGGCACTCATGTGTTTGAACAAATGTGTTAAATATGTGATGAAAAGTGGAAGCTAAAGTGATATCATGATGTTACAGGATTATGTCTACTGATAGTAGCATTGCATACCTGCTGTAAATTTCTTTTGCCTCTGGAATTGTAGGATTGAAATACCACCGACATGCAGTGTTCCCACTTAGATATTCTTCTCTTGTTTAAATAAAGCAATTAAAAGCAGTATTATATGATTTTCAAGTAGCAATTTTCCTTAAGACCTAAATCGTGTTTACCTCTGTATGTTTTCATAAGGGTGCCAACAATAAGGACGATAATTGGGGTAGTTTCTTCTTCATTGTAAACTTCATCAATGTTGAATTCAGTGGCTCGCTGCCCCCATAAAGTCAATTTGATTTCGGCGCTGCTGCAAAGaaagagggttttttttttgtatctTCATTGGCTGTATTTGTGGTGCACCAGTTGAGGAATCGACATATAAAGTGTAAAGGGCAAATTGGTTACCTGAGATCCTTGAGCATCACATCTCTGTTTAAAGTTGGCTTTGTTTGGTTTGGAAGCTGCACCAAGCGCGTGTCAGAAACAGCAGTGATTATGCCAAGGACATCTGAAGCAGTTGGCATACCAATTTGTCAAATTCTTGTAAGAAAAGTCAAGAGATAAAATCATTGGTTTGTAGATACTAAAATACTGACCTAAAATTTTTTTGTTCTCACCAGCATGGCTTCGTAGGTCACTGATTGTTGTAAGTTTGTAAATATATGCTGGAAATGTTTCTGTCACTTCTTTTGCCGGTGTTATCTTGGTGAAGCAGGTGAGTTCTATCATGTAGGGTCCATCAACGGGCCTGTACAGGGATTTAGCCTTCGATACTCTGAAGCGGCTGATTATATAGGTGCCGCCCTCTTGGATCAAAGTGCTTTTAGTGTCAACCTCAGAGTTAGGTATTTCAGCATAGATGGCATTCCCCTGTGTGTCCAAAGTTACAGTAGGGAGTTAAAGTATCAAGGAAGCATTTTAAAACTATCTGTGCAAATCGAATGATGATTGTTGTGAAAGGTACATTCATATGTGTGCTGCAACAACATGCAAAATATGTAAAGAAGTATGCTAAGTTGCGTAACTGTCATAGAAAGCAATGAAAAGTTtgcttttttcatttttttaattttttggatCAGGCTAATATGAAATTGTTTTGTAAGCAACAGTTATAGTTTCTTCGTTTTTTGTAATCATGGGTTGTTTATATTTTGCATATTGTTGCTGTTGCTATGTTTTTTATATCTGTAGTGTTTTTGCTGCAGAGGATAGAATCAAATGACAGTCTAAAAATGGATAGAGTATACTTCCTTGCTAtagtaataatatatttttgctattGTCTATTTGTAGGTAAAGAGAGGAAAAGTGTAAGGCAGTGAAAGTTTCTCTCTGTTTGATTCAGAGGTAATGGATCTGGAGGTTCTAATAATTGTTTAGGAGGATTATTTATGGCAGAAGGAGCAAATGGGATTATTTCTCGAAGCCTGATAATTTATTAAGATATCATATTTTTGTGATTCGTATGAGTTTTATTGTAGGGAGAAGAATAATTTTGTGCTTTCATATGAGAAAGTTTTCAAATAAGATGACAAGAAATACTATACGGTTGCATTTTTTTAACTAACatgtaataaatataataagcATCATTTCATAGTATGATTGGTAGAAATATTTTCTCCATTGCTATACTATGCATAGCAGTATGGTGTGATAGGCAgctatagagagagagagagagagagagagagagagagagagagagagagagagagagagagagagagagagagagagagagagagagagggaaaaagtTAAAAAAGGGAATGCATAAGATTGCCAGACATAAAGTTTTCTATGCAATGTTGCTATGGGGAAATTATTTAGGGATTACAATAGAAGGAAGTTACATTTTATTGTAAATGATCATCTAAGCCATGCGGTAACTTCCTAACACATGAAAGAGAAGTAAAAGATTTTAATGtatagaggtacaaagaacaTCTAAAATATAAGGTGATATATGTAGGATAACAATAGTGATtaccaaaaaaatattgttgCGGTATAGTATGAAGCACAACCTAGGATTTTGTTATTTGTTTGCCATTATTATAACTACGAACAAGAGTCGGTTTGCATAACATATGAAACAAATAGAAAGAATTGTGGAATACAAAAGCTAATTAGATAAGCAAGTCTAGTGGTAGAAGTTGCTTGGAAAGAACACTGTTAATACCATGGAAGTTGCAAATTGGCGTGACACTATTCAACCATAACGAAACATTTATCATTCCTGTTGGCATGTTTTTAAATCATGAAAAGTTTCCTTGTTAATATTGTAATTATGAGCAAGAGTTGATTTTTTTGCTGTTGCTACATTTTTATATCCAACGTTTTAATCTGTGATTATGGTTTGTTTTAATTAGCGTTAATTAATAGTGTGGAGTACAGCGAAATTTTAAGCCCTAGAATTTAGTCGCTTCTGAAGTTGAAGGTTTCCTCTTTGCTCCTTCTTGTAAAATAGTGTATTAGTGTAGCCAGTTTAAAGCGTATCATGTGTGAGTACAGTTGCTACAATGATATGATAATAAATTTTTGTGGTCTAAGAAAAATAGTGTGTTTCCAATATTAGAAAGCGTGGTAAAAAATAGTATGTATTCAGCGATGTAAACacgctgtttttttttttttgaagagtATTTATAAAAGagttgattaaaaaaaaagctagCTGCGGAGAGAGAATTGATTTGATACATTTTTCGAAGCTAGTAATATCTAATGAAATTTGTAACCCAAGTCATTTTAATTCTATAAAAGAAAGGCGTTCAAGATATTATATGCATAAAAACATTGAGGAAATGATATAATTCAATAGGATCTGCACATTGTTGGTGAAAATGTTTATGTATCTTAAAGAGGCTCCTAAAGTAGTTTTAGTATATGTTTTAGAATTAGGTGTGCTGGGAAAGCCgccattttattttattttcagatCTGTTCTAAGTGATGCAAATTGCTGATAAATCGTTTTAGAACGTGCATATACATTCAATTATAATCGTAGGTAAAAGGAGCGGTCAATTGTGTGGTAGAAAAGTGTGCTGATTATGTAAAAGCATATGGTTATTTTATCTATAAATGTTATGGAAATAATCTAAGTGTTAAGCAATGATTCTAAACCTCGCACATATATTCGACTAAAATGGTAGATAAAGAGTATGGGAAATCATATGGTAGAAACAGTGTGCTGAACATGTAATAGAATGTGTTGTCACCTTTTCATCTGCAAGAACAAG
This genomic window from Phragmites australis chromosome 7, lpPhrAust1.1, whole genome shotgun sequence contains:
- the LOC133925527 gene encoding replication factor A protein 1-like gives rise to the protein MAFDLLPTLHPKSKHWVICVRVSRKWEYRGGTDDGPILHVDLVLADEKGNAIYAEIPNSEVDTKSTLIQEGGTYIISRFRVSKAKSLYRPVDGPYMIELTCFTKITPAKEVTETFPAYIYKLTTISDLRSHADVLGIITAVSDTRLVQLPNQTKPTLNRDVMLKDLSSAEIKLTLWGQRATEFNIDEVYNEEETTPIIVLIVGTLMKTYRGRWMPLYCDYQSLGPNESLVVSIMYRLCFIANDGTAEAEMIAFGEVGRRIVGKPVQQLLRTARFASDTPPDIAGIRHYHCG